ggtgcGAGCCACAATGAAAAAGGGGGCGCACTTAACAAGCGTGAAACATACCTGTCCAACATAGTAGAGCGATACAAAAGGCGAGCCGACACAAAATaaaaagaggtggagaagcgaAGCATATCCAATACAATAAAAGTGCGCTAAGAAGGAAACGAAGGGGGGGCAACAAAGAGCGAAGGTATGTCAGAACAAATGcgtcgcacacacacacacacacgtgtacgcacacacacgtgctcaCAGAGCGGCACTCAAGTCGTCACGGCAAAAGAAGCGTCGgtacagaaaagaaaaggaaccAGTGCGCGCGAGAGACAACAAACACCAagatggaaaagagaaaggggcaaAGAGCCACGCGTATGAGCTCAGATATGGCAAGAAGCACCGAAACCAAGGACACACAGGTTCACCCACGGTAATGGAGAAGACAAGCGTATAGAGAACATTGGTGGCGTTCTCGGTGAGTGGTGGTAATCGAGAACGAGGGTAGGCGGGAACAGTCGGAGAGAGTAGAAAAAAGTGGCCACGGGTacaggggagagaagcaacaaGTGCAATAAGTGAAATGAGCAGACCATGAGGGACGATAtagcaggaaaaaaaaaaaagtgataAGCTTACAACAAGGACAGCCGAAAGGTGAAAAGCGATCATACGAGCAAACAAACGGCAGAACGGAAGCATAGGTAGGCATGAATGACATCAGATATCGCTATACTGTGCCTCCACGTTCTGATTGCTGGACTCCTTCGTTTCTTTGCGCttcacatacacacacacacacacacacacacacacacatgcgggAGATACTCGCACTTTCACATTCTACTGAGGGGCCTTCCGCCTCTCATTGCGCACGCGTATTTCAGTCATGGCCCACAaggcagccacacacacacacacatagctACAaagacacacgtgcacaaTCGACCTTAGTCCGCAGTTCCAGGTACCAACAGCAGGAGCTCCCATAACCCTCaatcgaaaagaaaaaacgaagagCCAAAGCGAGAAAAACTGCGTCGATAGGGAGGTACAACAGGAGAAGCTTAATTCATTGAAACAGTGAGAAGCGgaaacacacagacactAACGATCGAGTGGAGAAAGAAGGTCTAAAAGAGAACATAAAAGCGGGGGAAAGGACAATAAACAAAACGACAGACTGGCGAGGGAGGagtgaaagaagagggatGAAAGAGGGCTGACACAGAGCAACAGATGCAGCAACAGCTCacggagggggaaaaggggagagggcatTACCGCAAAGGCAAGTCACAAGGATGGAAAATatcttctttgccttttcccCTGTACCTGTGTACGCGTGGGTTTGTGTCTGGGTCCATATACTCGTCTCTTCTCCGCATGCTCCTCGtggcacccccaccacctcctcttgacggacaaaaaaaatgaaagTGAGAGACAATCCTTGGCCACAGAtggaaacgaaaagaaaacaaaacgctAGTGAGTGGAACTGCTTGTGAGCCTGTGTGCACGTGGGGTACAAGACGGTGGCACTGGCAAGTGGGAGCACAGctctgagagagagagagagaaaaagagataatcgaaaaaaaagggaaaaaagacaTTATGAAAGAACGCGTCAcggtaggagagagagaaggaagtgaAAGATGAGAGCACTGACACATCAAACGTagcgagaggcgcacgcagaCAAACTAAAGTAGATCCTGCGAAGGATGAGGAAGCGGTGGGACATAGAAGGTTCGTTCATCGACCCATCAAAGATACGATCAACTCActcacgtgcacacacgcacacgcgagcaCGAGCACGAGGAATAAATAAATGCCGATTCGCTATCGGCCCAAACTTCATAACAGCAGAGAGCCCAGAAAAAATTCCCTTCCgtgaaaaaagggaagagacaTGTGCAGAACCCAACGAAGGGAACACGtagagcacacacaaagcagAGAAAATCACTGTCACCTTCGCAGTAGTCGATGGCTGccgaagagcgagaaaaagaaacgcagcAGGTaattggggggagggggagagggggagagtgtGTGCCAGGTGAATAAGCCATCAGGTAAACGTCTGCACAAAGACAAGGCATCGGTGGGCGCTTACTAccccgccctcctcttcctcctcagaAACTCAGATACAAACACACAATATAGTGTCGAGCTATCGTACTTGTGGTGGTTCTCGCTCACCATGGGCATGCTCGGATGATGAACGTGAGTATGCATTTGCACAGTTTTGAATGGGTGGAGAAGTGCATCTCGGTTCATGACGTCGACGTTCGAATAAGAAAACTGGTGTATCCTCGACAAGGAAAAGagtgaaaacaaaaagagagggggttgAGGGAAATAATCGGCGTAGCCGTGGCTTCTCCCAGCTTCCTTAAAGCGGCGTGCGCCAGCGGctgtggaggggggaagaaaacaaaaaagaacgATACACGTTGAGAGATAAGGTGGAAAGGAAAAGTCAGGAAAAAATAGAGAAGGTAAAGAAAAAGTGCAGCTTTGATCGCCCTTTCGTTAGCTCATTTGCTCCTGTTTGCTTCTTCCCCGCTACACCTGGAGACGCGCAGAGCGGTAGTAGAGTAACACGATCTAATAaacgagaaaggagaaagacgaacacacagaaaaaacAACATACCAAAAAATGACATGATCGTGAGGAGTATACATATGCGAAAATGGCAACTATTCCCCTACCCACGCCCTCGCAGCACTCGTACTAGAGGACGGGAGAGTGCACGCTGTATGAATGAAATGTAAGACGGTAGGAAAGTGTGGAAGCCCTCTTCCTATGCAATGTATATGGATGCAAGTGTGTCGTTGTGTCCTGGCGACGGTGGATGACCCTCCCCCTGCCTAGAGTTAGCGGAAAAAAGGAACAGAAGGAGCTACGTCAGCCCAACGTCATCCACAGACACcaatacgcacacacagcctTTTGACCAACAGGCGCCAGAGCAAATGAGGAGCTCACAGTGATACGCGACAAAATAATAACAATAATaaagaaacaacaacaacctaaacaaaaacaaaaaaacggTACCCTTTACCGAGAAgcgaagacagagagagaagagagaacagaggAGGACAGGCGGTGCACAACAAGAtgtgcggagaggagggagagatacagcagaggaagaagaaacaaaaaagggtACTTGGCAAAGGAGAACAGCAACGAAGAGCaacgaacaacaacaagaaaaaaaaggcaacgAAGCGAGACAGGGGTGATATGAAGGAGCACATATGCGTACAAGAAGATGCCACAAGTGATGTGTACAGCACGCGGACATAcagtggggaggggcagaTAAACGAAACCCGAGGAGTacaaaaaaaaggtgagGAAGGAGGTCACCGAGCAAAGGTTATCAAGGGAAGAAAGGGGTAGAGCGGGTAATtgggaaaggaagggagagacaaTACGGAACAGagaaacaagcaaagcaGAGCAGTACTCAGAATGACAAATGTGCCCAAAAAGAGACAGCAAGGGAGGCACACGAACGAGTGACTACTTTCGTCTCTTTCAACCTTTGGTAgacctctcccccacccctcatgGAAACGCTGGTGTCTCGTGTTGTTGTCCGTTGCGTGCATCTTTGGTCTTTTCTTCATTGCTGTGATGATGGGCCTACCTTCATAGAAGCGCGCCTAtacgcgtgtgtatgtgtgagtgGATGAGTGTCTCTGCATCGTGGAAAAGAGGTAGGGCTTTCAGGTCATACAGCTCGCTtacaaagaaagagaaagtcAGGCGTCTGAAAGAGAAGTAGAGGACTCTtgtcacgcagcagcgcaagatTAAGCCAACTGTTTGACTTCCGTGGCAGTGCGAATGACATGCGATTGAATGGCAAACAGCAAATGACTAAAAATATATATTTAATAATAACATTTATATAGGAGGGATGCTCTAAAGcaggggaaaggaaaaaggaaacaCGCCGACAGGTATCTTAGCACAGACCTGCGTTGGCATTAGCTAAGCGACTGCACGCCAGTAAGCAAAAAAGAATTAGGAAAGAGGCGATTGTCAGCGACACCAGAGATAGCCTTAGGGGTAAAACTTGATGGTCCAACATCCCAGTCCACCTCTGCGCACGTGTTCCACACTGCCGAAAACTTCGCTATAGACCTCGCTGCATTACACTTTCTGTCAGAGTCTGATTCAGCTACTCGCCCTGTTCTTGCTCAAacgtcttctccctctgctttgttcgtcctcctcatgcACTGACGAGTGCAAGCCTACAATACGACAGCATGCCTGCTACCTCCAGTTGCTGACAAAAACCTAAACAAACCTTGGCacagcaagaaaaaaaaactgtGAGGAAGTGAAACGAGACCCCACGGTGGTTAACATTTTCATCGACTTGTCCATCCTCGGCCACAGCGCGAGTCGAACTCCGCTCCACCCGTGCCTGTCCCACAGACCCATCGCgtcgtgcgaagcagcacaccacaTACGCGGTACAccaatgcgccgacccagccatCTGCGCACGGCCGCCCTCCGCCTCAagcgctgcccaccaccCACCAACGTTCCGCACGTCGCCGTGCAGCCGCCCCCCACAAAGCCGGCCGTCACGTGGTGCGACCCACGGCGTGGCCCAGGCCCCACGCACccgcaagcagcgagggccgcgtGAGATGCATTCGAGCCGCGCTGACACCCCGCCCATCATGCccgcggcagaggcgtgcccgctgtcgccggtcgctccgacgccacgccgtccaggacattacaccgccggcatccgcagtgATGCACCGCGCCTTGACCTCCCCGTGTCGCAGGCACTGGACCACGTCACGGCCTAGAGTGGTTCAGTGGAGGTAGGGATGAAGGGGGACTGgttggcttccccacataGAGCGGGGGCACTAAGCCCTGGAGGTCAGGCACTGAGAGGTGACTCATCATCAGGGGGTTGGTCCTTTGaagataaaaaaaaagagaaacctATCATCGAGTACAAGAActgaaaaaggagaagacaaaAGCGATGAGTTCTggagtggggaagagagagaggggggagggggagagaagcacacaagAAACAGAGTGGCATTTTGTTCAGAATGTAAGTGTCATTTTCATATACGTACATCGTGGTGTAAagtaggagagagacaaaaaaatGAAAGAACGACTTACCATCAAAGCGCTTCGGAGTCTCTCGGCGTGCCCTGCTGTGTTGGTGTCGACGTAGGGGCGAATAGGTGAGGAGTCCGTAGGCGCTTGTGAAGAAGGAACGCACGCCCACCTCCCCCAAAAGGGTAACCGGCGCAGCGGAGAAGGGATGCGCGGCTAGCAGCGCAGAGGTCGTATCGTGGGGAATGATATCCTCCTTCGGTgcagggtggaggggaggcggcacatcctctcctctccctctccctcatcaTCCCTCGACCTTTGCAAGAGTTGCAACACAAAGAAGGCGGTCCGAAGCGAAGCAGTGGCCtggcgaaaagaaaaagagaagaggcggtgaTGACAAGGGAGTAAAAAGACGGCGCAAGGTGAAGCACAAAACAGCGCAAAACACACGCGAACGCAAGGCAAcagaagaaggagaaaaaaaagaaagaggctgCAATGCCctggagagaaaagggtgcAAACGAGtagacacacaaacacagCAGACAGACAAAGGGAAACAtaaagagagcagcagcagcagcagcagcgatgcacacacacacagcgcagctCACAGAAATAACCATGGGCAGTCAACGACAACAGTAACAATGATGATATGGAAAGAAGGACTAGAAGACAGAGGGaccggaaaaaaaaacaagagacgGACCAGGGAGATgcacggagaaggagaggagtgaggaaaagggagacaggggcagaggaggagtggggaagCAAAgtaaaaagaggaaaaaagtcACACTGGAGtcgaagaagggggaaaggatGACAAGGAcctccccctcgccttccACCGCTTCCCCAAAGCACACAGGACATGTAGTCTAACGAGAAACCAAAAAGATGGTGTGACGCAGCGCAAGACATTAAAAACAGAGTAAAACAGAAAACAAACGtcgacacacgcgcacaaccTATAACGCAGACATACTAGAAAAGCAtgtaagagagggaggaagaggaggagaaaaaaaaaacctcAAGGGCGTAGTGCAAGTGAAAAGAACAAAGaaaacacacatgcacacatgTATGTATACATCTACACAACAACACAACgagagaacaaagagagggcAGGAAAATAAGGCACgcaagaaagaaaagagaaacaggtGGGGAGCCTATCTCAGAACGGAGAGTGCGAGCTAGCGCCCACTCACGTACACACGAGCCGCCACTAGCCATGTTAGACGAAACggaggagaaaaacgaaTCAGTGAATAAGCGAACGAGGAGGGAAGCGGCAAACGGCACGAATGAGGCGAAGAAACTCACACGTACACAAACACAGACGAGCACTTGACCAACGCAGCAAAcgcgaagagggaaaaacaaaaaaaaaatgcctaaccaacggaaaaaaaaaaggtagtACAGCCGAAGAGGCTCTTGGCTTCATCTGGGCTGCAGGGCTCAGCAAAACACCTACATACCCATCTATTCCCCCGATCCTGCAGATGAGCACCAGCTGAGCGCCATGCcggaaggaaaaggcgaaTCCTGAGTAGCGTTTCGGTTGCTGTCGAGAGCACTACCACACCAACTCCGCTAGAGCCCCGTGCCGCACGTCACGCCACACTCGACTACGAGCGCGGAAGCTTGCCCCACCGCGGGCAGGGCAGGGCAAGTGGTGGAATGATAGGGTCGAGGGGTAGATTCGGTAGCAGGCAGCTTCCAACCGGCTCTGGCGCAGAGAAATTACGTACACCGAGGGCAGCAGGTTGCATGCCCTCCGGCGAgccgcccgccgccgccgtcgtgccACCAGCGCGCACAGCCGACATGTTAGCCAAGGCCGTGTCTGAGGAAGTAAGAAAAGATCCAGGGTAGTGACCCTGCGATTCCATGGCGCCGCGGGAGAGTACGTCGGGCGTCGGCGACTGTAGTGAGGCCGCGTCGACGCCCGACGTACTCTCCCGCGGCGCCATGGTCGGCGTTTCCGAGGCACTCGATAGCATGGTCACGGCCGCGGCAGGCGGCCAGTGCTGACTGGCGATGGAGACAAAGGGCGGTTGAGACACCGAGTACGCGAGAAGCGGAGCGGGTGAGCCGGACTCTACAACGTAAGCGAAGTTTCCACTCCCGGCGTGGCCCTGCGAGGTGGGCGAGGTGAGTTGCAGTGGTGAAATAAGCTGGGTAGTCGTGGAGGGTGGGTGATGAGAGGAGCCGCTCTGTatggccgcggcagcgcctgttgctgcggcggtCTGATATGGGTAAAAGGGGTTCATGGACGTCGTCGGAGCAGGACCAGAGATTAGCATGAGCCGCTGCCTCGATGGCGGGGTGGCCGCTGCCCCCTGTGCAGTAAAGGCTTGCGAAGGAGAGTGGGCCTGAAGCACGAGCGGTTGTTGTAGGATCTGCGTCTGCGTGGCTTGCAGAGGTGTGTTAGGCTGCGAGAACACCGTCTGCGCTGCGGGGTATCGTGAGAACGACGTCGTTGTGTTACTGCTCATCCGAGAAGGATCATACGAGATGTTCGACGGTGACTGTGAGGGCTGCATCAAGTTCACAAGGGAAACAGacgaagcggcggtggccgggGCGCccatggtggcggcggtggatgTCTCACCAGTCTTGAGGCTCGCCGAGTGAgtgcccagcagctgcgagttGGCGAACTCTGTTGTGCTGTTGGAAGCCGATGGGGTCCCTGATACCTGTGAGGGAAAAGGTGGCGTCACATACAGAACATTTCCCTCAGGTCTGGACCCAAGCGGCACCTGGGTAGAGTCCGTGGCAGAAGTGTAGGGGAAAGAGATGGAGGCGCTACTCGGGTTCGGATCGATGTAGACCCTTCGTGGATCGTATGGGTTAAACATGGACAGGGACAAGACAGTGAACAACGATGCACCGCAACCACGTATCAACGTTCACAGCACTTACGCAAAGCGGAGTGCTGAAAGCGCGCACGAAAAGGGGAACAAatgcgacagcagcagtggcccTTTATTGACCTTCACGTCCGACCTGCTTTAACTAGCAAATACCTTCCTAAAACGACCTGGCACGGAGAGACCAATAGACGGCAGCAATAGACTGAGAAAATGAGGAAGGAAACGAGAgcggaagggagagaagcaaaaaaaaaagagcaccaAGCGAGAGGTGAAACAAGAAACCGCCACGGCCGTACGCAAGCTGAGATGACGCGTGAATTGAAATTGTCGTTGGatagggggagggcagtCTCTTCGTGTAGGTGTCGCAGGTGaatgcgcctctctctctcgccgtcACTCACTACTTCTTTTCGTTCCGTGCTTTCTTGTctgcctgccgcagctccttcgcGCTGTTATCTTTTATCACTACCTAAACgctaacacacacacacgcacgcgcacataaAGAAGAGAATATGAAGAGGCAGCAAATGGCGGTATAAGTGAGCACAGCACCATACCCGAGGCAGTACAGAGAAatggtgtgtgcgggtggaCACTTCTCCTTTACTTCGccggcgaagagagagagagagagggggggaggggagacataaaaaggaagagagagagagagttacGCAAAGGTCAGTAGTAATAGAGGAGCCCATTCATCTCAATCGATCCGACTTCTGGTATGTGTGCGATCGGGCCGCGGGCATCGAAGGCATATCGGCAGGAATCGAGTGCATCCTTcctacaaaaaaaaaacgtcgTTAGGCGTATATGTTGTGTTTGTATCCTGAAGAGAGTGCGAATCCACCTGTCCTTCCAGCCTTCCTCTTCACGGAGTGGCGACATGAAGGGGAGCGGATGGATGGGACATTTACTCTGAGCACACAGACAGTGgaaaagacgagagagaaggcccTATATAAAGCCACTGGGGTTCGTTCTCAAAGAAACGAAAGCTAGGAATAAACACTCACAGCTAGAACAGAGATCGTGCTCCCGCTGGAGAACGACAGATCGATTGGCCCCTGATCTTGCCGTACTGTTTATTTCCCGAGAAACGTATGCAAATGAGACTAAAAAGAgccaaggaagaaaaggggaaaaaacaTTCGTCCGCAGAATGTGATGCACGCGCTCACTGGGTTAGGGGggcagcagagaaaaaaaagaa
This Leishmania panamensis strain MHOM/PA/94/PSC-1 chromosome 29 sequence DNA region includes the following protein-coding sequences:
- a CDS encoding hypothetical protein (TriTrypDB/GeneDB-style sysID: LpmP.29.2310), translating into MFNPYDPRRVYIDPNPSSASISFPYTSATDSTQVPLGSRPEGNVLYVTPPFPSQVSGTPSASNSTTEFANSQLLGTHSASLKTGETSTAATMGAPATAASSVSLVNLMQPSQSPSNISYDPSRMSSNTTTSFSRYPAAQTVFSQPNTPLQATQTQILQQPLVLQAHSPSQAFTAQGAAATPPSRQRLMLISGPAPTTSMNPFYPYQTAAATGAAAAIQSGSSHHPPSTTTQLISPLQLTSPTSQGHAGSGNFAYVVESGSPAPLLAYSVSQPPFVSIASQHWPPAAAVTMLSSASETPTMAPRESTSGVDAASLQSPTPDVLSRGAMESQGHYPGSFLTSSDTALANMSAVRAGGTTAAAGGSPEGMQPAALGVRNFSAPEPVGSCLLPNLPLDPIIPPLALPCPRWGKLPRS